One segment of Penaeus chinensis breed Huanghai No. 1 chromosome 14, ASM1920278v2, whole genome shotgun sequence DNA contains the following:
- the LOC125032117 gene encoding uridine phosphorylase 1-like isoform X3, which produces MSTVEEEQEQFPDGSVRLRNPHVSQMEQDVLYHLALGSGSHDLVEMFSDVKFVCMGGTPKRMEGFAYYIMDEIGYKLPAGTTLLDISYQSYRYSMFKVGPVLCFSHGMGIPSVGILLHEVIKLMYHAKCKDPIFFRLGTCGGIGIEGGNLVISESAVDGLMQPFLELPVLGKMQRRPAVLDKKLANELKQLRYEDDPFTATVGKTMCTYDFYEGQGRLDGAFCDYNETDKLNFLKQIHAQNVVNMEMESLCFAALCHHAGIKGAVVCVTLLNRLHGDQVDTPKETLNKWQEYPQVLVARYIKKQLGLPVNIPQRNHPQVVKCPRQAKLVREQSESFE; this is translated from the exons atTCCCCGATGGCTCCGTCCGCCTCCGGAACCCCCACGTCAGCCAAATGGAGCAGGATGTCCTCTACCACCTCGCCCTCGGCTCCGGTTCGCATGACCTCGTCGAGATGTTCAGCGATGTCAAGTTCGTGTGCATGGGAGGGACGCCCAAGAGGATGGAGGGATTCGCCTATTACATCATGGATGAGATTGGATACAAGTTACCCGCTGGAACGACGCTGTTGGATATTTCCTATCAATCTTATCGGTATTCGATGTTTAAG GTCGGCCCGGTGCTTTGCTTCTCCCACGGCATGGGCATCCCTTCCGTGGGCATCCTCCTCCATGAAGTGATCAAACTCATGTACCACGCCAAGTGCAAGGATCCCATTTTCTTCCGCCTGGGCACGTGTGGGGGCATTGGCATCGAAGGGGGGAACCTCGTTATTTCCGAAAGTGCGGTCGACGGGCTCATGCAGCCGTTCCTAGAGCTG CCAGTCCTGGGGAAGATGCAAAGGCGACCGGCTGTTTTGGACAAGAAATTGGCAAATGAACTGAAACAGTTGCGGTATGAAGATGATCCGTTCACCGCAACCGTCGGCAAAACCATGTGCACTTATGACTTCTATGAGG GCCAGGGAAGACTGGACGGGGCCTTCTGCGACTACAATGAAACAGACAAGCTAAATTTCCTGAAGCAAATACACGCACAGAACGTCGTCAACATGGAAATGGAATCGCTCTGTTTTGCCGCCCTGTGCCATCACGCTGGGATCAAAGGTGCTGTGGTGTGTGTAACTCTGCTGAATCGTCTGCATGGTGATCAG GTCGACACCCCAAAGGAAACACTAAACAAGTGGCAAGAATATCCTCAGGTGTTGGTTGCTCGCTACATCAAAAAGCAGCTCGGCCTTCCCGTCAACATCCCCCAGCGAAACCACCCACAGGTAGTGAAATGCCCACGGCAGGCTAAGCTTGTTCGAGAACAGTCCGAGAGCTTTGAGTGA
- the LOC125032117 gene encoding uridine phosphorylase 1-like isoform X1, with protein MPCHEGEIVVFPSVNETDRQTDTDSQDKDVDLETRFPDGSVRLRNPHVSQMEQDVLYHLALGSGSHDLVEMFSDVKFVCMGGTPKRMEGFAYYIMDEIGYKLPAGTTLLDISYQSYRYSMFKVGPVLCFSHGMGIPSVGILLHEVIKLMYHAKCKDPIFFRLGTCGGIGIEGGNLVISESAVDGLMQPFLELPVLGKMQRRPAVLDKKLANELKQLRYEDDPFTATVGKTMCTYDFYEGQGRLDGAFCDYNETDKLNFLKQIHAQNVVNMEMESLCFAALCHHAGIKGAVVCVTLLNRLHGDQVDTPKETLNKWQEYPQVLVARYIKKQLGLPVNIPQRNHPQVVKCPRQAKLVREQSESFE; from the exons ATGCCTTGCCACGAAGGAGAAATTGTCGTTTTTCCGTCAGtcaacgaaacagacagacagacagacacagacagccaAGATAAAGACGTTGATCTTGAGACCAG atTCCCCGATGGCTCCGTCCGCCTCCGGAACCCCCACGTCAGCCAAATGGAGCAGGATGTCCTCTACCACCTCGCCCTCGGCTCCGGTTCGCATGACCTCGTCGAGATGTTCAGCGATGTCAAGTTCGTGTGCATGGGAGGGACGCCCAAGAGGATGGAGGGATTCGCCTATTACATCATGGATGAGATTGGATACAAGTTACCCGCTGGAACGACGCTGTTGGATATTTCCTATCAATCTTATCGGTATTCGATGTTTAAG GTCGGCCCGGTGCTTTGCTTCTCCCACGGCATGGGCATCCCTTCCGTGGGCATCCTCCTCCATGAAGTGATCAAACTCATGTACCACGCCAAGTGCAAGGATCCCATTTTCTTCCGCCTGGGCACGTGTGGGGGCATTGGCATCGAAGGGGGGAACCTCGTTATTTCCGAAAGTGCGGTCGACGGGCTCATGCAGCCGTTCCTAGAGCTG CCAGTCCTGGGGAAGATGCAAAGGCGACCGGCTGTTTTGGACAAGAAATTGGCAAATGAACTGAAACAGTTGCGGTATGAAGATGATCCGTTCACCGCAACCGTCGGCAAAACCATGTGCACTTATGACTTCTATGAGG GCCAGGGAAGACTGGACGGGGCCTTCTGCGACTACAATGAAACAGACAAGCTAAATTTCCTGAAGCAAATACACGCACAGAACGTCGTCAACATGGAAATGGAATCGCTCTGTTTTGCCGCCCTGTGCCATCACGCTGGGATCAAAGGTGCTGTGGTGTGTGTAACTCTGCTGAATCGTCTGCATGGTGATCAG GTCGACACCCCAAAGGAAACACTAAACAAGTGGCAAGAATATCCTCAGGTGTTGGTTGCTCGCTACATCAAAAAGCAGCTCGGCCTTCCCGTCAACATCCCCCAGCGAAACCACCCACAGGTAGTGAAATGCCCACGGCAGGCTAAGCTTGTTCGAGAACAGTCCGAGAGCTTTGAGTGA
- the LOC125032117 gene encoding uridine phosphorylase 1-like isoform X2 translates to MPCHEGEIVVFPSVNETDRQTDTDSQDKDVDLETRFPDGSVRLRNPHVSQMEQDVLYHLALGSGSHDLVEMFSDVKFVCMGGTPKRMEGFAYYIMDEIGYKLPAGTTLLDISYQSYRYSMFKVGPVLCFSHGMGIPSVGILLHEVIKLMYHAKCKDPIFFRLGTCGGIGIEGGNLVISESAVDGLMQPFLELPVLGKMQRRPAVLDKKLANELKQLRYEDDPFTATVGKTMCTYDFYEGQGRLDGAFCDYNETDKLNFLKQIHAQNVVNMEMESLCFAALCHHAGIKGAVVCVTLLNRLHGDQVDTPKETLNKWQEYPQVLVARYIKKQLGLPVNIPQRNHPQV, encoded by the exons ATGCCTTGCCACGAAGGAGAAATTGTCGTTTTTCCGTCAGtcaacgaaacagacagacagacagacacagacagccaAGATAAAGACGTTGATCTTGAGACCAG atTCCCCGATGGCTCCGTCCGCCTCCGGAACCCCCACGTCAGCCAAATGGAGCAGGATGTCCTCTACCACCTCGCCCTCGGCTCCGGTTCGCATGACCTCGTCGAGATGTTCAGCGATGTCAAGTTCGTGTGCATGGGAGGGACGCCCAAGAGGATGGAGGGATTCGCCTATTACATCATGGATGAGATTGGATACAAGTTACCCGCTGGAACGACGCTGTTGGATATTTCCTATCAATCTTATCGGTATTCGATGTTTAAG GTCGGCCCGGTGCTTTGCTTCTCCCACGGCATGGGCATCCCTTCCGTGGGCATCCTCCTCCATGAAGTGATCAAACTCATGTACCACGCCAAGTGCAAGGATCCCATTTTCTTCCGCCTGGGCACGTGTGGGGGCATTGGCATCGAAGGGGGGAACCTCGTTATTTCCGAAAGTGCGGTCGACGGGCTCATGCAGCCGTTCCTAGAGCTG CCAGTCCTGGGGAAGATGCAAAGGCGACCGGCTGTTTTGGACAAGAAATTGGCAAATGAACTGAAACAGTTGCGGTATGAAGATGATCCGTTCACCGCAACCGTCGGCAAAACCATGTGCACTTATGACTTCTATGAGG GCCAGGGAAGACTGGACGGGGCCTTCTGCGACTACAATGAAACAGACAAGCTAAATTTCCTGAAGCAAATACACGCACAGAACGTCGTCAACATGGAAATGGAATCGCTCTGTTTTGCCGCCCTGTGCCATCACGCTGGGATCAAAGGTGCTGTGGTGTGTGTAACTCTGCTGAATCGTCTGCATGGTGATCAG GTCGACACCCCAAAGGAAACACTAAACAAGTGGCAAGAATATCCTCAGGTGTTGGTTGCTCGCTACATCAAAAAGCAGCTCGGCCTTCCCGTCAACATCCCCCAGCGAAACCACCCACAG